TTCTCGCGCCGGTAGAGCGCAGAGAGGATCGCGACCGCGGTATAAAGGCCGGTGAAAAGGTCGATCACCGCCACGCCGACGCGCATCGGGCCGCCACCGGGCACGCCATCCGGCAAGCCGGTGACGCTCATCAGTCCCCCCATGCCCTGGACGATGTAATCGTAGCCCGCGCGGTCGGCGTAAGGACCGTCCTGCCCGAAACCCGTGATCGAGGCGTAGATCAGCCGTGGATTGGCGGCGCGCAGCGTCTCGGCGTCGAGTCCGAATTTCTTGAGCCCGCCGACCTTGAAGTTCTCGACGACCACGTCCGCCTCTGACGCCAGCCCTCGAATGATCGCGGCACCGTCGGGCTGGCCGAAATCGATAGCGGCCGACTTCTTCCCGCGATTGCAGCTGAGGAAGTAAGCCGCGACGCGGCCGTCGCCCTCACCGTACCAAGGCGGCCCCCAATGGCGCGTATCATCACCGCTCCCTGGCCGCTCGACCTTGATGACTTCAGCGCCGAGGTCGGCGAGCAACTGCGTGCACCAAGGGCCGGCGAGCACCCGGCTAAGATCGAGGACCTTGATACCTTCGAGCGGGCTCAATGGCCCCGCGCCCATAAGCGCCGATCCTGCAAGATCGCGCGCGCCGCATTATGGCCCGGCGCGCCGGTGACCCCGCCGCCCGGATGGGAACCCGAACCGCACAGGTACAACCCCTTGAGCGGCATGCGATAATCCGCCGCGCCGATCATCGGCCGCGCGCTGAACAGCTGATCGAGCCCCATTTTGCCGTGGAAAATGTCGCCGCCGATCAGGCCGAAACGCCGTTCCAGGTCGAGCGGCGAGTGAATTTGCCGCCCAAGCACGGATTTGGCGAAACCGGGCGCGTGAGAATCAACGGTTGCGATAATCGCGTCCGCGGCCTTTTCGCGCTCCTTGTCCCAGCTGCGCCCCGGTCCGAGGTCGTAGCGGAAATGCTGGCAGAACAGGGACGCGACATGCTTGCCCTTGGGCGCAAGGCTGGGATCGAGCGTCGAGGGAATGAGCATCTCGATAATTGGCTTCTTGGCCCAGCCGTTCACTGCGGCGTCGAGCCAGGCCTTGTGCATGTAATCGAGGCTGGGCGCTATGATAATGCCCGCCGTCAGGTGGTCGCCCTTCTTTGGCAGAACGGTAAACTTGGGCAGTTCCGAGAGCGCAACGTTCATGCGGAAGGTCGCGCTTTCGCACTTCCATCCGTGCATCCGGCTCGACACATCGGCGTCCACCGCGCCCTGTGGGATGAGACGGTCGAACAGCAGCTTCGGGTTGACGCCCGCAACGACGCTCCGCGCCGTCCACGCCTTGCCTCCGGCTACGACGCCAGACGCGCGGCCGCCGCTGACGACGACCTCTTCGACCGGCGTGTTGAGCACGATGTCGACTCCCGCCTCGCGGCACGCGCGAGCCATCGCCTGGGTGATCGAGCCCATGCCGCCGATCGCATGTCCCCAGGCCCCGGGAACGCCCGCAGCCTCGCCGAACAGATGGTGAAGCAGGACATAGGCCGTGCCAGGTGCTTGTGGCGAGGCGAAGTTGCCGACCACGCCGTCGAACCCGAACAGCGCCTTGGTGAGCTCGCCTTCGAAATGGCGTTCGAGGATCTCGCTCTCGCTGCGCATCGCGAAGTCGTGCACGATTTGCGTCTCGGCGAGCGAGAGCCCGGCCATGTCGCGGCCGAGGCTCAGCAGCTTCGGGATTGCACTGACCTTGCGCCCGACGTTCGGCGGCGCTCGCAACAGCCATTTCTTCAGCAGATGAACGACCGTCTCGAGCTCGGCGATGTAGCGGTCATAGCCTTCTGCATCGGACTTCACGTGCCGCGCGATCTCCTTGCGCGTCAGGCCGTTGCGGCCGGCCAGAAGGTAGGTGCCATCCCCGGGCAGGAAATTGTCGGTCTTGCGCAGCACGACTTTCAGCCCATGCCGCTCAAGCTCCATGTCCCGGATGACCTTGGGATTGAGCAGGCTGACGGTGTAGCTCGCTGCCGAATTCTTGAAGCCGGGCAGGAATTCGTCAGTCACGGCCGCACCGCCGACGACTTCGGCGGCTTCCAGGAGCGCGATCTTCATGCCCTTCTTCGCCAGATAATAGGCGCAGGTCAGGCCGTTATGCCCCGCCCCGATGATTACCGCGTCGTGCAAATTGCCCCCTCTGACCTCATTTCATCAGCACCAGCTCTTCCGCCATCGATGGATGGAGCGCGACCGTAGCATCGAAGTCGGCCTTCTTAAGCTTCGCCTTCACTGCGATCGCGGCGACTTGAAGCAGTTCCGGCGTATCCGGCCCGATCATGTGGATGCCGACGATCTCGTCGCTCTCGCCGTCCAGCACCAGCTTGTAAAGCGAGCGCTCGTTGCGGCCCGCAAGGACGTTTTTCATCGGCCGAAAGTCCGAGGTGAAAGTCTTCACGCTGCCAAGCCGGTGGCGTGCCTGTCCTTCCGTCATGCCGACGCCCGCGAGTGGAGGATGGCTGAATACGGCCGACGGGATGCAATCGTAATCGACGCGATGCGGCTTGTTGCCGAAGAATGTGTCGGCGAATGCCTGACCCTCCCGGATCGCGACGGGCGTCAGCTGGACTCGGTCGGTCACGTCGCCGACGGCAAAGATGCTCTCGACGGACGTCCGGTTGTCTTCACCGACCTTGATCTCGCCCTTCTCGCCGAGCTTGACCCCAACCTCTTCGAGTCCGAGCCCGTTTATGTTCGGCTTGCGGCCGAGCGCGAACAGCATCTGGTCGGCCTCGATATCGTCGCAGCCGGACATGGACAGGTGAAGTGTCCCGTCTTCCTTCTTTTCGATCCGCTCAATCAGGGCGTTAAAGCGGAAGTCGATGCCTTTCCTCAACGATATCTGAAGCAGCCGATCGACGATCTGCTGATCGTATCCTCGCAAGATGACGTCGGTCCGGTTCACCAGCATCACCTGGCTTCCGAACTGGTGGAAGATGCCGGCGAATTCGTTGGCGATGTAGCCGCCGCCGGCGATGACGATTCGCCGGGGCAGCTTGTCGAGGTGGAAGACCTCATTGGACGTGATCGCGTGCTCGATGCCCTCGATATCCGGCATCACCGGCCAGGCGCCGGTCGCGATCAGGATCTTTCCCGCGCTGACTTCCTTCCCGCTGGCGAGCTTCACCGACGTTTGACCGGTTATCGTCGCCCGCTCGTGAAAGATGGTGACTTTGTGGTTGGTCAGCGTCTCAGTGTAGGCGTCTTCGAGCCGCCCGACCTCTGCCAGCACGTTGTCGCGCAGTACCGCCCAGTCGAAGCGCTTCTGCGGCACATCCCAGCCGAACATCGCCGCATCGTCGAGGTCTTCGGCAAAATGCGCGCCGTAAACGAGAAGCTTCTTCGGCACGCAGCCGCGAATGACGCACGTGCCGCCAACCTTATGCTCCTCGGCAATCGCGACTCGAGCACCGCATGCGGCGGCCACCCGCGCGGCACGGACTCCGCCCGAACCGGCGCCAATGACGATCAGGTCGAAGTCAGCCATTCTTTTCTCCAATGGCAATCATTCAGCGCCCCTGTACAGCAGGATCGAGCCAGACCGCGCGTTGGCTGAAATCGGTCGTGAGCACAAAGTCCTTGAGGATCGAGGTCCCGATATTGAGATCGCTGGCGGTCGGCTGGTCGTCGACGGCCGCAACCAGGTCGCGATAGCGCTTCCCAGCAACATCGAGGCTGGCGAGGCGGACGAGATCGCGCTGCACTTCGCCGCCGATACCGCCGCCCGGCTTCCTGCCGATCGTCTTCAGCTTCAGCTTGTTCGCGAAAGAACGGGAGATAAGCAG
This portion of the Sphingomonas limnosediminicola genome encodes:
- a CDS encoding NAD(P)/FAD-dependent oxidoreductase; translation: MHDAVIIGAGHNGLTCAYYLAKKGMKIALLEAAEVVGGAAVTDEFLPGFKNSAASYTVSLLNPKVIRDMELERHGLKVVLRKTDNFLPGDGTYLLAGRNGLTRKEIARHVKSDAEGYDRYIAELETVVHLLKKWLLRAPPNVGRKVSAIPKLLSLGRDMAGLSLAETQIVHDFAMRSESEILERHFEGELTKALFGFDGVVGNFASPQAPGTAYVLLHHLFGEAAGVPGAWGHAIGGMGSITQAMARACREAGVDIVLNTPVEEVVVSGGRASGVVAGGKAWTARSVVAGVNPKLLFDRLIPQGAVDADVSSRMHGWKCESATFRMNVALSELPKFTVLPKKGDHLTAGIIIAPSLDYMHKAWLDAAVNGWAKKPIIEMLIPSTLDPSLAPKGKHVASLFCQHFRYDLGPGRSWDKEREKAADAIIATVDSHAPGFAKSVLGRQIHSPLDLERRFGLIGGDIFHGKMGLDQLFSARPMIGAADYRMPLKGLYLCGSGSHPGGGVTGAPGHNAARAILQDRRLWARGH
- the gorA gene encoding glutathione-disulfide reductase, whose translation is MADFDLIVIGAGSGGVRAARVAAACGARVAIAEEHKVGGTCVIRGCVPKKLLVYGAHFAEDLDDAAMFGWDVPQKRFDWAVLRDNVLAEVGRLEDAYTETLTNHKVTIFHERATITGQTSVKLASGKEVSAGKILIATGAWPVMPDIEGIEHAITSNEVFHLDKLPRRIVIAGGGYIANEFAGIFHQFGSQVMLVNRTDVILRGYDQQIVDRLLQISLRKGIDFRFNALIERIEKKEDGTLHLSMSGCDDIEADQMLFALGRKPNINGLGLEEVGVKLGEKGEIKVGEDNRTSVESIFAVGDVTDRVQLTPVAIREGQAFADTFFGNKPHRVDYDCIPSAVFSHPPLAGVGMTEGQARHRLGSVKTFTSDFRPMKNVLAGRNERSLYKLVLDGESDEIVGIHMIGPDTPELLQVAAIAVKAKLKKADFDATVALHPSMAEELVLMK